The genomic interval CTGCTGCTGCGCCTAGTAAAGTTAATCCTCCTATAGCGCCGACTACTGCCGCCCCACCCGTGCCAAACATCATAAACGCTGCTGCCGTAGCACCGAGAACTACCGATACTCCTGCGATTGCTTTCGTAGTTTCAACGAACTTCTCGCCAAACCTCGTTATATTGCCTTCTGCATCGAAGAACTTATCCGTCAGCTTTTCGAGGTTATTAATGATATTAAGAATAAAGCCTGCCGCGTCACTATCCGATTTAGCGAATGCTCCACCGACATTAGCTGCGATATTCTTTATACCGTTCCACGCCATCTTTACTTGCGAGCCGAACGTTTCATATCGTTTTGTCGATTCCTGCATTAAGGCGTTATTAACTTTCCATTCCGTGTTAGCAGTTCGTTGTGCCTGCGCTAATTTCTCCGAGTTACCTGTTAAACGTTTCATTACGTCTAATTGACGTATCTCGTTAATACCGAGGTCACGTAACGTTTTATCGAGGTTGCCTCCGGATTCCTTAACCTTTTCGAGTCCTTTAACCATTTGTATTAATCCGCCATAAGCGTCTTCTTTGAAAAGTTTCTTAACCTTTCCGATAGACATACCCATGACTTCCGCCCACTTCTGTCCTTTATCCGACCCTTGCTCGATTGCAGACGCAGTCTTCGACATAATCGTACTGATTGCCGAGCCACCCATCTCCGCTCTTACACCGAGGTCAGATAATGACGTAGCAAGCGCTACAACATCGGCTTCGGACATATCTAACGATTTACCCATACCGGCAATACGCATACCCATATTAACGATGTCTTGCTCGGTAGCAGCCGATACGTTACCCATCTTAACGATTGTACTTGCGAATCTATCTACATCGCTTTGACTCGTTCCCATAATGTTCATCATTCGGGATAAAGCGTTAGCTGCGTCTTCTGCCGCTAAGTTCGTAGACGTTCCCATACGTATCATCGTATCGGTAAACTTCGTAATGTTCTGATTCTGTACGCCTAACTGCGCTGCCGTTTCCGCAACTTGTGCGATTTCTTCGTAAGCCGCCGGCATACTTCTTGCCATCTTTCTAAACGCTAAATCAAATGTACGCATTTCTTTTGCGCTTGCGTTCGTTGTCTTCGCTACCCCTGCGAGTGCTTGCTCGTATTGAGTGAACGTATATAATGACGCTCCAATACCACCGACAATAGCTGCGCTAATACCGAGCATAGTCATCGATAGACCTCGTCCTAGACGATTGAAACGGTCTAAGTCTCTAGCCGCAAGTGCAGTCGATTTACTGAACGCATTCATACCGTTCTTGCCTTCGTTTGTACCTTTCGCTACGTTAGCAGACGTATTAGCAACGTTATCCATTTCGTTAGATAAGTTTCTAGCGCTTTGGATCGTAGGCTCTACCGAATCTCCGAACGCTCTAGTGTAGTTTCTTGCGCTATTAAAACTGTTACCTAAGCGCACTACCTTTCTATCCGCATTATCAGCGCTACTTCCAATCGAATTTAATCCGCTGCTTGTACCTCGCATTGCCGCAGCAGTAGCGTTCATTTTGCTAGAAGTACCGTCTGTAGCATCGCCTAAGTCACGCATTCTACCCGAAGTTCTATTAATAACCGTATCTGCATCGGATATACCGCCTGCCATAGTTCGTGCGCTATTACGGATGTTACCCATACTAGCCTCCGCTGCTTTAGCGCTATTTACTACGTTCTTATTAAACTTATTCATCGCTGCCTCTGCCGCCGCAAAACCTGCTACAAACGCAGTAGGATTAGCGGTTAAATCCGCAGATATCGTATACTTAGTCGCCATTAATCGTCCTCCCTTCCCGTGATTATTCCGTTAAGAATGTCTTCTGCGCGCTCTTTCGATAGCCTAAACTTCTCAACGGTTTCTGAATTAACCGGCTCTTTCTTAACGATGTCTAAATCGCCTAATAAACGTCTTTCAACGTCTTTTCTATCGAATAAATCTTTGAACGATTTAATCAGCGGTTTACCATCTTTATCGAAACCACCGGCCATTGCCGTACTATACGCTTGCGTGTACATCGTTTCTAATTCGTCTATGTATCGCAGTAACGATCCGTGCCTAAGCGCTTTATATTCTGCAATAGTCATACGCTTAATTACGTTTACATCGTTAATGCCTAAATAACGGTAGCAGTCGCTAAACAGTTCAGCGTAAGTAAATCGGTTAGCTTCCTTGTTTGCGATTTCTGCTTCGCGTGTTGTTTCGTTTATTCTTCGTTCGGAATCGTCTGCACGACTGCCTCGAAGATGTGATTGTACAAACCCACGTTCTGTAACGCCTCGACACACTCTTGTGCCAATGAAGCGAATCCGCCTGCCTCTACCGCTAACTCTTGAATCGCTTTATTAAGGTCTTTATCGCTATAAGATTTCGTTTTAACGTCAGTTAATCCGGCCTTAAAGAATTCTACAATCGCTTGAATACTTACTGCCGATAATTGCCCGTAAAGAATCTGTACGCCTAATCCGAATTCAGCGTCTAAATCGTTCATAACGTTCTGCTTAAATTTATATTTAGAATCTAGCGCTAATGCAAAGCCGATTCCTAAGTCTAATTCGTATGTAGTATCTTTTAATTTAATATTCATTCGTTCGTCCTCCGTTTATATGTATAATTAATCGAAAAGAAAGCGAAGTAGTGCATACTACCCCGCTTGTCTGTATCGTCTATCGTCCGCTATTAAACCGATTGTGCTGCCGTAGCTAACGCACCAAAGTCTTGGAATGCGTATTGAACTGCCGTGAACTGTTCCGGTGTTAATGTAACTTCGCCTTCACGCGGAGATAAGTTTACTGCGAAAGTAGTCGATAACTCTGTATATCCGTCAGTACCACTTGACGTGTTATAGTTCGTTAATTTACCTTGCATATACGTAGCAGGATATTTACCGCTTTCGTTAGGCTCTGTAATATCGACTTCCCACGCTTGTAGCATTTTATCTTCTACGTATGCGTTTTTAAGTAATTGGTGCGTTTTATCGTTACGTACTACGTAAGACGTGATATCTAATGTAGCGTTCTCCGATCCTGTATCTTTTAACGTACCGTCTTTCGTATTTTCTTCGATTGACTCACGCTCACGAGATAATTCGTGTTCAGTTTGGAACGCTAAGCGTAACTGATTACCGTCTGTAGTAGTATCGTCCATCGCTTGGAAGAATAATACCGTCTTAGTACCTTTAGACACCGTTTGATTAATCGCCATTTATTTAGTCCCCTTTTATTCGTTTATTTTTCGTTTATTTTGATATGCGCTAGTTCTACCAATATGTCGGTATAACTGCGTATACTGTTCGTTTCGTCTTCCGCAAGAGTTCCGAATGGAATCGTTATTGCGTTGTTAATCTTAGATACGCTGTAGTATCCGAGTATCTCGCCCTTCTCGTTCATTAACGGCAGCTTATGATAAAGGAGAATCTCCGTTATCTTACCGTTAGTGTCAGCGTGCCTAACAACGTCCTTAGAATAACTTGCGATGTTTAAATAGATATTTTCCGTCACTAAATCGTCTAGTTTCGTCTGTTCCGTAAATCCCGAATTAACTAACTCGATACCGATAAAGTCTTCGCTTTCCGGCACAATATAACCGGGATAACGCCAAA from Macrococcus armenti carries:
- a CDS encoding tail assembly chaperone; the protein is MNIKLKDTTYELDLGIGFALALDSKYKFKQNVMNDLDAEFGLGVQILYGQLSAVSIQAIVEFFKAGLTDVKTKSYSDKDLNKAIQELAVEAGGFASLAQECVEALQNVGLYNHIFEAVVQTIPNEE
- a CDS encoding phage major tail protein, TP901-1 family produces the protein MAINQTVSKGTKTVLFFQAMDDTTTDGNQLRLAFQTEHELSRERESIEENTKDGTLKDTGSENATLDITSYVVRNDKTHQLLKNAYVEDKMLQAWEVDITEPNESGKYPATYMQGKLTNYNTSSGTDGYTELSTTFAVNLSPREGEVTLTPEQFTAVQYAFQDFGALATAAQSV